In Debaryomyces hansenii CBS767 chromosome B complete sequence, one genomic interval encodes:
- a CDS encoding DEHA2B14630p (no similarity): protein MNFDTAITSILSFSRNSLASANSDIVGNKSSNIQIDVAQRFILSLALLLLLFILGVGFVDLLFINKYPLTFPKENPSVLASKGKSNIREIIEAPSEFDTSAIESDEDIAIRITTEAGHLEDHNYDSEELDTLTFLDQHSFYNNLNNSSQYLRRDSFSQ, encoded by the coding sequence ATGAACTTTGATACAGCAATTACTTCAATTCTCCTGTTTTCTCGAAATTCACTTGCTTCTGCTAATTCAGACATCGTTGGGAATAAATCGAGTAATATCCAAATAGACGTAGCGCAGAGATTTATCCTCTCATTAGCATTacttttattattattcatacTTGGGGTTGGCTTTGTTGATCTactttttattaataagtATCCGTTAACTTTTCCTAAGGAGAATCCTTCTGTATTAGCTTCAAAAGGTAAGTCCAATATACGTGAAATTATCGAGGCTCCTAGTGAATTTGATACAAGTGCCATAGAAAGCGACGAAGACATTGCTATCAGGATTACAACAGAAGCAGGCCATTTAGAAGACCATAATTACGATagtgaagaattagatACGTTGACATTCTTAGACCAGCACTCgttttataataatttaaataacaGCTCTCAGTATTTGAGAAGAGACAGCTTTTCACAATGA
- a CDS encoding DEHA2B14652p (weakly similar to uniprot|P53306 Saccharomyces cerevisiae YGR216c GPI1 required for N-acetylglucosaminyl phosphatidylinositol synthesis) encodes MNHTIYFPTDSLNTLRTKRNRGRRFYILGYRIKNVHIVIHLVPMNISAKLYEFTKQNDILKDLQIIGCVNETSEEQNGLQLSHNSDDKYPAVISNDKKKYSFILFHPPNFRNLEYFSIDPILLQSTGNVEVNTNDQMYQQKLNEFDPITRESKPLSISDDEVLDKINQSSRYKNAIQAWISRSMSTDANPSLLQRVKTNKTVEEISRRIFQLLISIVSTIQMLTIWIIWILNYEFRSTKLIDCSHVFRQLDLRMQQINFFPIQFLCYYDKNILYGDSEVLHKLKIPVFNSNLNINNSNYINLYNSIWLIFNDVLLGITIWKIIISNFDSIIMFINETIIRKLLFNDFYDLIKWVSVNHPAGFKLNTELGQFMGDLFLWTLKFWKSLVADILVIDSKNVIFRPIELNFSYILSFVGTWSNISTIHKVLSQILKIYVGIVCHLGFTFFIGCIIDYFQIITFHLYCFYYTSSKIYQKQVQVIKSLFQLFCGKKYNVLRNRIDNLNNYTYEGQFFDIDQLLLGTLLFMILVLLLPTVFAFYLMFFLSRLACIIVVNSIENLLIVINYLPLFVILLKLKNSNRLQGGITFDHLTVSNKTNYLLLSNKSLTYSEIFKNFVKLFKKSKNFKESLVQFFVLGEPVSLKHNYRMIFNYLMLPENYDKTTEIWKPIISSNKK; translated from the coding sequence ATGAATCATACTATTTATTTTCCTACTGACTCGTTGAACACGTTGAGAACTAAGAGAAATAGAGGTCGGAGGTTCTACATATTAGGATATCGTATCAAGAATGTTCATATTGTTATACATTTGGTACCCATGAATATAAGTGCAAAACTTTATGAGTTCACCAAACAGAATGACATATTGAAGGATTTGCAAATTATAGGATGTGTCAATGAAACACTGGAAGAGCAGAATGGACTACAATTACTGCATAATTCTGACGACAAATATCCGGCCGTgatatcaaatgataagaaaaaaTATTCGTTTATACTTTTCCATCCTCCTAATTTCAGAAACttggaatatttttcaatcgACCCAATTCTACTTCAGTCGACTGGAAATGTTGAAGTTAACACGAATGACCAAATGTATCAGCAGAAacttaatgaatttgatcCAATTACTCGTGAAAGTAAGCCGTTGTCTATATCAGATGATGAAGTTCTAGATAAGATTAATCAATCTTCACGATACAAGAACGCTATTCAAGCATGGATTAGTAGGTCAATGTCTACTGATGCAAATCCGTCATTATTGCAGCGGGTGAAAACTAATAAGAcggttgaagaaattagtAGGAggatatttcaattattaataagCATTGTCTCCACTATTCAGATGTTGACCATCTGGATAATTTGGATACTAAATTATGAATTCAGGAGTACCAAATTGATTGACTGTTCGCATGTATTTAGGCAACTCGATCTTAGGATGCAACAAATCAACTTTTTTCCTATTCAATTCCTATGTTATTATGATAAAAACATCTTGTATGGGGATTCAGAAGTACTTCATAAATTAAAGATTCCGgtatttaattcaaatttaaatattaacaACTCGAACTACATTAATCTTTACAATTCTATATGGTTGATATTTAACGATGTGTTGCTAGGAATTACCATTtggaaaattataatatcaaattttgatagtattattatgttCATTAATGAAACCATAATTCGAAAGCTATTATTTAACGACTTTTATGACTTAATAAAATGGGTATCGGTTAATCATCCTGCAGGGTTCAAGTTAAACACTGAACTAGGCCAGTTTATGGGTGATTTGTTCTTGTGGACATTGAAGTTTTGGAAATCCTTAGTTGCTGATATTTTAGTGATAGACTCGAAAAACGTTATATTCCGTCctattgaattgaatttcaGTTACATTTTGTCCTTCGTTGGTACTTGGAGCAACATATCTACCATTCACAAGGTACTATCTCAGATACTCAAGATTTATGTGGGAATAGTATGTCATCTTGGGTTTACCTTCTTTATAGGCTGCATTATTGACTATTTTCAGATTATCACATTCCATCTTTATTGTTTCTATTACACATCCTCCAAGATATACCAAAAACAAGTACAAGTTATCAAATCCTTGttccaattattttgtGGGAAAAAGTATAACGTTTTACGTAACCgtattgataatttgaataactaCACTTATGAGGGCCAGTTTTTTGATATAGACCAGTTGTTATTGGGAACCTTATTGTTCATGATTTTAGTGTTATTGTTACCTACGGTATTTGCATTTTACTTAATGTTCTTCTTGTCGAGGTTGGCTTGTATCATTGTCGTTAACTCCATAGAGAACTTATTGATTGTCATAAACTATCTTCcattatttgttattttgttgaagttAAAGAATTCTAATAGATTACAAGGTGGTATAACCTTCGACCATTTGACTGTTTCGAACAAAACAAACtacttattattatctaaTAAGTCCTTGACATATAGcgaaatatttaagaacTTCGTCAAATTGTTCAAGAAGTCAAAGAATTTCAAGGAATCGTTAGTTCAGTTCTTCGTATTAGGTGAACCAGTTTCCTTGAAACATAATTATAGAATGATATTTAATTACTTAATGCTACCTGAAAATTACGATAAGACAACTGAAATTTGGAAACCTATTATCAGTTCTAATAagaaatga
- a CDS encoding DEHA2B14674p (weakly similar to CA0890|IPF11766 Candida albicans IPF11766), translating into MVQKQPAYTSVISSFLRIPRKNIKTSHISSFRTISNKDDSDKDNVLLADALNLLSPRTEIKNTINYKPSLFTNLIAKDSLTDEKIEPYLNYKLPNSDTKRHLDQLLAGLNIASQTNDSLAKTNYQLLTSSYKDLRKYVNNIDNENSLIELVKLFYSQNQLSSRLMTDILLNKHLINLNKLPFDINSMNLKDFKNWQEINFVQIKVVLLKKYYDLKKPLLIVKNLKENFIQVYLPMIRLGELTPFYERIIWKFYFEYISPLKLDISHNEAYFIKLLNNIKSTFIIWESSLMNNGDITKFALKYHESILTPLQISFLKLCSIKLTQNIITSELNQYKDHPKSKLLSSLKKLSIKHKIYSFTVTKTPLSIETKSNFYALIHTLEKLILDELASVQSISSPEDQSEVTKILREIKDFKESELMKLDNNSEFERNESLLEGRDWDRFFSIMDRWHKKLD; encoded by the coding sequence ATGGTACAGAAACAACCAGCTTACACCAGTGTCATACTGCTGTTCTTGCGGATTCCAAgaaagaatatcaaaacCTCGCATATTAGTTCTTTTAGGACTATTTCTAATAAGGATGATAGTGATAAAGACAATGTGTTATTGGCAGATGCCTTGAACCTCTTGAGTCCAAGGACTGAAATTAAGAATACTATCAACTATAAACCATCGTTATTTACAAATTTGATTGCAAAGGACTCGCTTACTGATGAAAAGATAGAACCTTACTTGAACTATAAACTTCCCAATTCGGATACTAAAAGACATCTTGATCAACTATTGGCTGGCCTCAATATAGCATCACAAACAAACGATTCGCTAGCAAAGACAAACTATCAGCTTTTGACCAGTTCATACAAGGATTTACGGAAATATGTTaacaatattgataatgaaaacaGTCTAATAGAATTGGTTAAATTATTCTACTCGCAGAACCAATTAAGTTCAAGACTAATGActgatatattattgaataagcatcttatcaatttgaataaattgcCGTTTGACATAAATAGCATGAACCTAAAAGACTTCAAAAACTGGCAAGAAATTAACTTTGTTCAAATCAAGGTGGTTCtattaaaaaaatactACGACTTGAAGAAACCTTTACTCATAGTCAAGAATCtaaaagaaaatttcatACAAGTATATTTGCCCATGATACGGCTTGGTGAGTTAACTCCGTTCTACGAGAGAATAATATGGAAGTTCTACTTTGAATATATCCTGCCACTTAAACTTGACATTTCCCATAACGAGGCTtactttattaaattattaaataacaTCAAGTCCACCTTCATTATATGGGAGTCCTCGTTGATGAACAATGGAGATATAACCAAATTTGCATTAAAATATCATGAGTCGATACTAACTCCATTACaaatatcatttttgaaGTTGTGCTCAATTAAACTAACTCAGAATATTATCACATCGGAACTCAACCAATACAAGGATCATCCAAAGTCTAAGTTGCTCTCTctgttgaaaaaattatcgATCAAGCACAAAATTTACTCATTTACAGTGACTAAGACACCTCTTTCAATAGAGACCAAGTCCAATTTTTATGCATTGATACATACTctagaaaaattgattctaGATGAATTGGCGTCCGTACAGAGTATTTCAAGTCCCGAAGATCAATCAGAAGTGACAAAGATTTTAAGAGAGATCAAGGATTTCAAGGAGAGTgaattgatgaagttgGACAATAATAGTGAATTTGAACGGAATGAATCCTTGCTTGAAGGACGTGATTGGGATAGGTTTTTTCTGATAATGGATAGATGGCATAAAAAGCTAGACTAG
- a CDS encoding DEHA2B14696p (similar to uniprot|P53110 Saccharomyces cerevisiae YGL159W) translates to MKIITEDNVVKYFNSTLSRDTIINKFQATLLKGLVNYEKDPSNIVPPRTVQTSNTENSDTTHLFMPCIAPNEVGIKLISGGPSNSKNGLGFQGCILVLDEYTGSLQGVLNAKSITAFRTALASTIPLVKVLDPYDNNAHVSSISVFGVGLQAYWHIKLALILYQDQIHHVNIINRTLKNAQELANKLFMEFPNVAFEAYSYSEEDQLASIKKQVSGSSIIFGCSPSTDGVIKADYINQDPNMKKFISLIGSYKPHMIELDLDFIVPQYKEAASKPKILVDSKEHTLHEAGELIQSGIHEDQLIELTDFCNSQMDPREYTTASNVVVSKLVGLSVMDLSIAKVIIEDIEDSQSITVADF, encoded by the coding sequence atgaagattATAACAGAAGATAACGTAGTGAAATACTTCAATTCCACTCTTAGCAGGGatactattattaataaattccaAGCTACTTTATTAAAAGGACTTGTTAACTATGAAAAGGATCCTTCAAATATAGTACCTCCAAGAACAGTCCAGACATCCAACACTGAGAACTCAGATACAACCCATTTGTTTATGCCATGCATAGCACCCAATGAAGTTGGAATCAAACTTATTTCAGGTGGGCCAAGTAATTCGAAGAATGGCTTAGGTTTCCAGGGATGCATTTTAGTATTGGATGAATATACGGGATCACTTCAAGGAGTTTTGAATGCCAAGTCTATCACAGCATTCAGAACAGCATTGGCAAGTACCATACCATTGGTCAAAGTTCTTGATCCGTATGACAATAATGCCCATGTTTCGAGTATTTCGGTATTTGGTGTGGGGTTGCAGGCGTACTGGCATATCAAACTTGCACTTATTCTATACCAAGATCAGATTCACCACgtcaatataatcaatagAACCTTAAAGAATGCCCAGGAATTAGCCAACAAACTTTTCATGGAGTTCCCTAATGTGGCGTTCGAAGCTTATCTGTATTCTGAGGAAGATCAATTGGCAAGTATTAAAAAGCAAGTTTCTGGCAGCTCAATTATCTTTGGGTGCTCTCCATCTACAGACGGTGTTATTAAGGCAGATTACATAAACCAGGACCcaaatatgaagaaattcatCTCGTTGATTGGTTCGTACAAGCCACACATGATCGAGTTAGATTTAGACTTCATTGTGCCTCAGTACAAGGAGGCAGCCTCGAAACCCAAGATCCTTGTCGATTCAAAAGAGCATACCTTACACGAGGCCGGTGAGTTGATACAAAGTGGTATTCATGAAGATCAGCTAATCGAATTAACTGACTTTTGTAATTCACAGATGGACCCCCGTGAGTACACCACCGCCAGCAATGTGGTTGTCCTGAAATTGGTAGGTTTATCTGTCATGGATTTGTCGATTGCCAAAGTAATCATCGAAGATATAGAGGACTCCCAGAGTATCACCGTAGCCGATTTCTAA
- a CDS encoding DEHA2B14718p (similar to uniprot|P11491 Saccharomyces cerevisiae YDR481c PHO8 repressible alkaline phosphatase vacuolar) — protein MTTEKASLLGDERMSLYNTKKKSSFGKYLKYLTHVVVIIGTVYLCLSNMTGSEPVGVDTNKKKNVIFMVTDGMGPASLSLARSFKQFRDQLPMDDVLQLDQHLVGSSRTRSNSSLITDSAAGATAFSCGLKSYNGAIGVSSDSEPCGTILEALKLQGYMTGLVVTTRITDATPAAFSSHVDQRFQEDMIAEQQLGEYPLGRMVDLIIGGGRCHFLPKSQKGGCRSDDRNLVEEAQHEKGWNYVGNREQFDDLKQGHNVQFPLLGLLADTDIPYDIDRDPKVYPSLAEQVKVALTALSKATKDSDKGFFLLIEGSRIDHAGHHNDPAAQVREVLAYDEAFKDVLKFIDETETDTIAISTSDHETGGLVTSRQNSPHYPDYVWYPEVLLNSTHSGEYLSSKIVNFTSSTDDVTTLDKFIAKEILEKDLGIMDYTQEEIETIKHFSNDQSNLLYVLNNLVSVRSQTGWTTHGHSAVDVNIYAYTNSKQISSQLISNKPYHGLLGNHENIEIGAFMESITGVDLDKITKLIKKTKHSITTKFNSIQVDEMHHGAY, from the coding sequence ATGACAACAGAAAAGGCCTCCTTATTAGGGGATGAACGAATGTCgttatataatacaaaaaagaagagtTCATTCGGGAAATACTTGAAGTATTTGACTCATGTGGTGGTAATTATTGGCACTGTGTACTTGTGCTTATCGAACATGACGGGGTCGGAGCCGGTCGGAGTTGATAccaacaagaagaaaaacgTCATATTCATGGTTACAGATGGTATGGGGCCCGCATCGTTATCGCTCGCAAGATCTTTCAAACAGTTCAGAGATCAACTCCCTATGGATGATGTTTTGCAATTAGATCAACATTTAGTGGGATCATCGAGAACAAGGTCTAATTCGTCTCTCATTACAGATTCGGCGGCTGGTGCCACTGCTTTTTCATGTGGATTGAAGTCGTACAACGGAGCCATCGGAGTTTCATCAGATTCTGAGCCATGCGGAACGATTTTGGAGGCTTTGAAGCTCCAGGGGTATATGACGGGGTTGGTTGTTACTACGAGGATAACTGACGCTACACCAGCGGCTTTCAGCTCGCATGTGGACCAGAGATTCCAAGAAGATATGATTGCTGAACAACAGTTGGGTGAATATCCTTTGGGGCGTATGGTAGATTTGATAATCGGGGGAGGAAGATGTCATTTTTTACCAAAGTCACAAAAGGGTGGATGTCGTTCAGATGATAGAAATTTGGTTGAGGAAGCACAGCATGAAAAGGGATGGAACTATGTGGGAAACCGTGAACAGTTTGATGACTTGAAACAGGGCCATAATGTTCAGTTTCCTTTGTTGGGTTTATTGGCCGACACTGATATTCCATATGACATCGATAGAGACCCAAAGGTCTATCCGTCATTGGCAGAACAGGTTAAGGTTGCATTGACAGCTTTATCGAAGGCTACCAAAGATTCCGACAAGGGATTCTTTTTGCTTATCGAAGGCTCTCGTATTGACCATGCCGGTCACCACAACGATCCAGCCGCCCAGGTTAGGGAAGTTTTGGCTTATGACGAAGCATTTAAAGATGTGTTGAAATTCATTGATGAAACCGAGACTGATACAATTGCGATTTCTACTTCAGATCATGAAACTGGTGGTTTAGTTACATCGAGACAAAATAGTCCTCATTACCCAGACTATGTATGGTATCCAGAGGTTTTGTTGAATAGCACGCACTCAGGTGAATATTTGTCAAGTAAAATCGTCAACTTCACTTCCAGCACGGACGACGTTACTACGCTTGACAAGTTCATTGCGAAGGAAATCCTTGAAAAGGATTTGGGAATTATGGACTACACACAAGAGGAAATTGAAACTATCAAACACTTCTCGAACGACCAGTCAAACTTATTATACgttttgaataacttgGTTTCTGTGAGGTCGCAAACTGGGTGGACTACCCATGGGCATTCGGCTGTCGATGTTAACATTTATGCATACACCAATTCGAAGCAGATTAGTTCTCAATTAATATCGAACAAGCCATATCATGGTTTATTAGGAAACCACGAAAATATTGAGATCGGAGCATTCATGGAATCAATTACTGGTGTTGACTTAGATAAAATTACgaaattgatcaagaagACAAAGCATTCAATTACAACAAAGTTTAATTCCATTCAGGTCGATGAAATGCATCATGGAGCTTATTGA
- a CDS encoding DEHA2B14740p (similar to uniprot|Q06451 Saccharomyces cerevisiae YPR156C TPO3 Polyamine transport protein or uniprot|P53283 Saccharomyces cerevisiae YGR138C TPO2 Polyamine transport protein): MTNNSLSSSASFDEEAYNPNPLTDNATNDAQSELSPINSRYTTTSDRQSLRISRSETRKSLQELGLSSEIPTPDLVHPPVTDPIFPEEYTLETDTGLVQVQTLQSLGRRKTINSSNNLHLIKSEDSSTTEKVDDYDPSIKHEHALDPEIEFVTFTVGDPENPHNWPMWIKWSYTALFSIFVICAAYGSSCLATGLPTINKKFGVSTEVSTLTVSLFVIGFGVGSMFWSPLSEQPRFGRRVVYIVSFGLYVIFNIPCALAKNIGTVLVCRFLCGVFSSSALANVGASLVDMHNETRGLAIAFFSFCPYSGPVLGGIVNGFISVNTGRYELMVWVNMAFAGVMWIIISFIPETYAPTILKNRAAKLRKETGNPKIMTEQEATPMEFKEIVNTHLLRPIKFIVQEPALVIVCGYVMLIYSLLYAFFFAYPVIFNTLYGYEDDKIGLMFIPILIGAALAVMSTIILEKNYKKLCMRRTPTPEDRLIGAMVGSPFPCIALFILGATSYKHIIWVGPASSGIAFGYGMVLIYYSLNNYIIDTYARVVASALGTKVITRSCGGAAFPLFITQMYNGLGLQWASWLLAFVSLAMVLIPFLFYAYGKALRAKLCKEDYSAVHH, translated from the coding sequence atGACAAATAATTCGTTATCAAGTCTGGCttcatttgatgaagaggCCTACAATCCAAACCCACTTACAGATAATGCAACAAACGATGCACAATCAGAATTATCtccaataaattcaagatATACTACTACGTCGGACCGTCAATCATTGAGAATAAGTAGAAGCGAGACGAGGAAATCATTACAGGAATTGGGTTTATCGTCAGAAATACCTACTCCAGATCTAGTACATCCTCCAGTGACGGACCCAATCTTTCCAGAAGAATATACATTAGAAACAGATACGGGATTAGTGCAAGTACAGACATTGCAGTCGTTGGGTAGGCGGAAAACGATAAATTCGAGTAATAATTtgcatttaataaaatcagAAGATTCATCCACTACAGAGAAAGTGGATGATTACGATCCTAGTATAAAGCACGAACATGCATTGGATCCAGAGATCGAGTTCGTGACATTTACTGTTGGAGATCCAGAGAACCCCCACAACTGGCCGATGTGGATCAAATGGTCTTACACGGCTTTGTTCTCcatatttgttatttgtGCAGCATACGGGTCGTCATGTTTGGCTACGGGCTTGCCCACaattaataagaaatttgGTGTTTCCACCGAAGTTTCTACGTTAACGGTGTCTCTATTTGTCATCGGTTTTGGGGTAGGTTCCATGTTTTGGTCTCCCCTTTCTGAGCAACCAAGGTTTGGAAGGAGAGTAGTCTACATTGTTTCCTTTGGTCTCTACGTGATATTCAATATCCCTTGTGCTTTAGCAAAGAATATTGGCACAGTTTTAGTTTGCAGATTTTTATGTGGTGTATTCTCATCCTCTGCTTTAGCAAATGTGGGTGCAAGTTTAGTTGATATGCACAACGAAACAAGAGGTTTGGCAATTGCATTCTTCAGTTTTTGCCCTTATTCGGGACCTGTTCTTGGTGGTATTGTCAACGGGTTCATCAGTGTTAATACAGGAAGATACGAATTAATGGTTTGGGTTAATATGGCATTCGCAGGAGTAATGTGGAtcataatttcatttattccAGAAACATATGCTCCTAccatattgaaaaatagaGCTGcaaaattaagaaaagaGACTGGTAACCCAAAGATCATGACAGAGCAAGAAGCAACCCCAATGGAATTTAAGGAAATTGTTAATACTCATTTGTTGCGCCCAATCAAGTTTATCGTTCAAGAACCAGCTTTGGTTATAGTATGTGGGTATGTGATGTTGATCTATTCCTTGCTTTACGCGTTTTTCTTTGCATACCCtgttattttcaatacatTGTACGGATATGAAGACGATAAAATTGGCTTAATGTTTATTCCTATCTTAATTGGAGCTGCTTTGGCCGTTATGTCTACCattattttggaaaaaaattacaaaaagCTTTGCATGAGAAGAACTCCAACACCAGAAGATAGATTAATAGGTGCAATGGTAGGATCTCCATTTCCATGTATTGCCTTGTTTATTTTAGGAGCTACTTCGTACAAACATATTATCTGGGTCGGACCAGCTTCCTCTGGTATCGCGTTTGGGTACGGTATGGtacttatttattattcattaaacaACTACATTATAGACACATATGCTAGGGTGGTAGCATCTGCTTTAGGAACGAAGGTTATAACTCGTCTGTGTGGTGGCGCAGCTTTTCCATTATTCATTACCCAAATGTATAATGGTTTAGGATTACAATGGGCCAGTTGGTTACTTGCGTTCGTTTCATTGGCAATGGTTTTAAttccatttttattttacGCATATGGGAAGGCCTTAAGAGCCAAGTTATGTAAAGAAGATTATTCAGCCGTgcatcattaa
- a CDS encoding DEHA2B14762p (no similarity): protein MEHDSDLPDRDSLKGYLVSMAYSLPVRQVVNGRARMARLMHASSDTDPRKGIRIAPRIKSSIQPVPDKYR from the coding sequence ATGGAGCATGATTCGGATTTGCCCGACCGAGACCTGTTGAAGGGTTATCTTGTATCGATGGCATACAGTCTTCCGGTCAGGCAGGTAGTAAACGGTAGGGCTAGAATGGCACGGCTAATGCATGCATCATCAGATACTGATCCGAGAAAAGGAATTCGGATTGCTCCACGGATAAAGTCATCAATTCAGCCTGTCCCGGACAAGTACCGGTAA
- a CDS encoding DEHA2B14784p (similar to uniprot|P37303 Saccharomyces cerevisiae YEL046C GLY1 Threonine aldolase) gives MTVEIAPEYSTHNEFRSDTFTVPTKTMLESIRNSTFGDSVYNEDKTTLMLEKKMCELTGKPAALFCVSGTLSNQIGLRANLFQPPYSILCDYRAHVFIHEAGGLATLSQAMVHPVHPSNGVYLTLEDIAENITPDDGDIHAAPTKLISLENTLHGTIMPIEEIARISAFAKENNIKLHLDGARLWNSAAETGISIEKYCSYFDSVSLCLSKSIGAPVGSILVGEPTLIAKANHFKKQNGGGIRQAGILASMAMVAIDENFAKLPYSHSLAKDVASFCEGHGIALESPAHTNFVFIDLVKNKMDDSLLIELGKKYNVKLMGGRIAFHYQLSEESVENVKRAILECYQDAFKNPYTKTKCNKKMYNFDAIKNSLVSN, from the coding sequence ATGACAGTAGAAATTGCACCAGAATATTCTACTCATAATGAATTCAGAAGTGATACTTTCACCGTGCCAACCAAGACCATGTTGGAGTCCATCCGAAACAGCACATTTGGAGACTCCGTGTATAACGAGGATAAAACTACGTTGATGTTAGAGAAGAAGATGTGCGAGTTGACAGGAAAGCCAGCCGCTTTATTCTGTGTTAGTGGAACGTTATCCAACCAAATTGGATTGAGAGCCAACTTGTTCCAGCCACCATATTCGATTTTATGTGACTATAGAGCACATGTATTCATTCACGAAGCCGGTGGATTGGCTACCTTGTCACAAGCCATGGTACACCCGGTACATCCTTCTAACGGAGTATACTTGACGTTGGAAGACATTGCTGAAAATATCACTCCAGACGATGGAGACATCCATGCGGCACCTACTAAGCTCATCTCATTAGAAAACACCTTACACGGAACTATCATGCCTATAGAAGAGATTGCCAGGATCAGTGCTTTTGCTAAGgagaataatattaaattgcATTTAGATGGGGCCAGATTGTGGAATTCTGCCGCGGAAACGGGTATTTCGATCGAGAAATATTGCTCATACTTCGATTCGGTTTCGTTATGTCTTTCGAAGTCGATCGGAGCTCCAGTCGGTTCTATCTTGGTTGGAGAGCCTACCCTCATTGCCAAGGCAAACCATTTCAAGAAACAAAACGGTGGTGGTATCAGACAAGCCGGTATTTTGGCGTCGATGGCTATGGTGGCTATTGATGAGAATTTCGCAAAATTGCCTTACTCGCATTCCCTCGCTAAAGATGTCGCGAGCTTCTGCGAAGGTCACGGAATCGCCTTGGAAAGTCCGGCTCATACCaattttgttttcattGATCTCGTCAAAAACAAGATGGACGACTCATTACTCATTGAATTAGGTAAAAAGTACAATGTTAAGTTGATGGGTGGTAGAATCGCATTCCACTACCAGTTATCGGAAGAAAGTGTCGAAAATGTCAAAAGGGCTATATTGGAATGTTACCAAGATGCATTCAAAAACCCATACACCAAAACCAAGTGTAACAAGAAGATGTATAATTTTGATGCCATCAAGAATTCATTAGTTtctaattaa